Proteins encoded in a region of the Roseateles sp. SL47 genome:
- a CDS encoding GDYXXLXY domain-containing protein produces MHEAQAQGLIAGGASAVSPRPWPVVALTGLAAWIAVVPLVGALALLFGASWAQGPNDYFVGLLMTGLGVTLLRGQQRSLFLEQLGVPLLLTGLVSLLHALDRSLSDPQLEAAGLLMSVVLIKALPLSWMRQLLGAAAAVLVMMLLWHVTAFEGGALEGWAQVHAAIGIGLGLMAAQHRIGGHARGARWAAVMEPALSGWWVVLLLMLMWLAGAAFLVSGSLSIHSWAQTEGARTAGGIDWARATRGGVSAALVLAGAGGLVRAWRPAQAWRLLPPVAVIAAVATQMPVLGGSVVVLALMLATRRWTLALLAAVAALWVLGSFYYSWQLPLQDKAWVMVGAGALLAAWARWMAVAAPALAAVGLVGALQAQAAHGTSGASGAQCAEGVQSAPGVPSATCGSSPAGIPAPLSPAPRRWALAAIGAFGLLVLITVNLLILQKEQLIDEGQPVFVRLAPVDPRSLMQGDYMRLSYALPGLSSWRANRLLWGQRPRVAATLDARGIVQTPRLLQPGEAVPAGMVLLELSPSGSGWTFVTDAWYFRQGEEQRWSAARYGEFRLLPDGRALLVNLVGEDLRPL; encoded by the coding sequence ATGCATGAGGCCCAAGCGCAGGGCCTGATTGCGGGGGGTGCCAGTGCGGTGTCGCCTCGGCCCTGGCCCGTTGTGGCGTTGACCGGTCTGGCGGCCTGGATCGCCGTGGTGCCGCTGGTGGGCGCATTGGCCCTGTTGTTTGGCGCCAGTTGGGCGCAGGGCCCGAACGACTATTTTGTGGGGCTGCTGATGACGGGGCTGGGAGTGACGCTGTTGCGGGGGCAACAACGCTCCCTGTTCCTGGAGCAACTCGGCGTGCCCTTGCTGCTGACAGGGCTGGTGAGTCTGCTCCATGCCCTGGATCGCAGCCTGAGCGATCCGCAACTGGAAGCGGCGGGGCTGCTGATGTCGGTGGTGCTCATCAAAGCTCTGCCGCTGTCGTGGATGCGGCAACTGCTTGGCGCGGCGGCTGCCGTGCTGGTGATGATGCTGCTCTGGCATGTCACCGCCTTTGAGGGCGGCGCGCTGGAAGGCTGGGCGCAGGTACACGCAGCCATAGGGATCGGCCTGGGCTTGATGGCGGCTCAGCATCGGATCGGAGGCCACGCGCGTGGGGCTCGGTGGGCGGCCGTGATGGAACCGGCCCTGAGCGGATGGTGGGTGGTGCTGCTGCTGATGCTGATGTGGTTGGCCGGCGCCGCCTTTTTGGTGAGCGGCTCCCTGTCCATTCATTCGTGGGCGCAGACGGAAGGGGCTCGCACGGCGGGGGGCATCGATTGGGCGCGTGCCACCAGGGGCGGCGTGTCGGCGGCTCTGGTGCTGGCCGGGGCGGGCGGTCTGGTGCGCGCCTGGAGACCGGCCCAGGCCTGGCGGCTGCTGCCGCCCGTGGCAGTGATCGCCGCCGTGGCCACCCAGATGCCGGTGCTGGGCGGCTCGGTGGTGGTGCTGGCACTGATGCTGGCCACTCGCCGCTGGACCCTGGCCTTGCTCGCGGCCGTGGCGGCGCTGTGGGTCCTGGGCAGCTTCTATTACAGCTGGCAACTGCCGCTACAGGACAAGGCCTGGGTGATGGTGGGCGCTGGTGCCTTGCTGGCTGCCTGGGCGCGATGGATGGCGGTCGCGGCGCCCGCGCTTGCGGCGGTGGGCCTCGTGGGCGCGCTTCAAGCGCAGGCCGCTCATGGCACATCGGGCGCGTCGGGTGCACAGTGCGCTGAGGGCGTACAGAGCGCGCCGGGTGTACCCAGCGCAACGTGTGGATCTAGCCCCGCTGGCATACCGGCTCCGCTGTCACCTGCGCCTCGCCGATGGGCCCTGGCGGCCATCGGCGCTTTTGGCCTGCTGGTGCTGATCACGGTCAATCTCTTGATCCTGCAAAAGGAACAACTGATCGACGAGGGCCAGCCGGTGTTTGTGCGGCTCGCGCCGGTGGACCCCCGCTCGCTGATGCAGGGCGATTACATGCGGCTGAGTTACGCCCTGCCCGGCCTCAGCAGTTGGCGTGCCAACCGCCTGCTGTGGGGCCAGCGTCCCCGTGTGGCGGCGACCCTGGATGCGCGAGGCATTGTGCAAACCCCGCGCCTGCTGCAGCCGGGCGAGGCCGTGCCGGCCGGCATGGTGCTGTTGGAGCTCTCCCCCTCCGGCAGTGGCTGGACCTTCGTCACCGATGCCTGGTACTTCCGCCAGGGGGAGGAGCAGCGATGGTCCGCCGCGCGATATGGGGAATTCCGGCTGCTGCCGGACGGTCGGGCCCTGCTGGTGAACCTGGTGGGGGAAGATCTGCGGCCGCTCTGA
- a CDS encoding DUF2157 domain-containing protein — MSLHEQLYQWTAQGGLDAISARRLWQLSGAGQPPAGLWTWLRRGTGVLATGLIGFGVILWVAANWDTLGRAARFGLLEGLLVVSLLGAAVRPGWRGPLGLLAFLTLGGLLAYFGQTYQTGADAWTLFALWAGLAFPLALAVGSDLIWTPWVVVTSLAIRLWVETFGGHGWHFEASTLPVHGAGLGASLLLSLVMAWREVRTGQPWAWRMSVLTGSVLVVTLALGSVFHKELAPQFWWSLGTLIVALSLAWWHREVYAMSLLALSLNIVLVAWQFHGRRLDSVVDLLVLGGTAAVLLAGSVQLIVRRVRSTGVQG, encoded by the coding sequence GTGAGTCTGCACGAGCAGTTGTACCAATGGACGGCCCAAGGTGGCCTCGATGCGATCAGCGCACGCCGCTTATGGCAGCTCAGCGGCGCCGGGCAGCCCCCCGCAGGCCTGTGGACCTGGCTGCGGCGCGGTACGGGCGTATTGGCCACCGGGCTGATCGGATTTGGGGTGATCCTCTGGGTCGCAGCCAATTGGGACACGCTGGGGCGTGCGGCGCGCTTTGGCCTGCTGGAGGGGTTGCTGGTGGTGAGCCTGCTGGGCGCGGCTGTGCGACCGGGATGGCGCGGGCCGCTGGGGCTGCTGGCCTTTCTCACCCTCGGCGGCCTGCTGGCCTATTTTGGTCAGACCTATCAGACCGGGGCCGATGCCTGGACGCTGTTTGCGCTATGGGCCGGTCTGGCCTTCCCCTTGGCGCTGGCGGTGGGGTCCGACCTGATCTGGACCCCCTGGGTGGTGGTGACCAGTCTGGCCATCCGCCTGTGGGTCGAGACCTTCGGCGGGCATGGCTGGCATTTCGAGGCCAGCACGCTGCCTGTTCATGGCGCCGGCTTGGGCGCCAGCCTGTTGCTGAGCCTGGTGATGGCCTGGCGGGAGGTGCGCACAGGACAACCGTGGGCGTGGCGCATGTCCGTGTTGACCGGCAGTGTGCTGGTGGTGACCTTGGCCCTGGGCAGTGTGTTCCACAAGGAGCTTGCACCGCAATTCTGGTGGAGTCTTGGCACCCTGATCGTGGCGCTTAGCCTGGCCTGGTGGCACCGTGAGGTGTACGCCATGAGCTTGCTGGCGCTGTCCCTCAACATCGTGCTGGTGGCCTGGCAGTTCCACGGCAGGCGCCTGGATTCGGTGGTTGATCTGCTGGTGTTGGGCGGCACTGCAGCGGTGTTGCTGGCGGGGAGCGTGCAGCTCATTGTGCGGCGCGTCCGCAGCACGGGGGTGCAAGGGTGA
- a CDS encoding dienelactone hydrolase family protein, with translation MGQMIEFSRPDGGKSAGWLASAGAGAPGLVLIQEWWGLAPHIKNIADRLAEAGITTLAPDLYRGRLASSADEASHLMNDLDFGDATRQDLQGAVNHLNQLGSAKVGVMGYCMGGALTIAAAVHVPQVAAAVCYYGIPPAEFADPAKIKPPFLGHFATRDDWCTPEKVQELETRMTGAGLHPQIHRYEADHAFSNVTRPDVYDAKAAQLAWDRSLAFLKQHLA, from the coding sequence ATGGGACAAATGATCGAATTCAGCCGCCCGGACGGCGGCAAAAGCGCCGGCTGGCTGGCCTCGGCCGGTGCCGGTGCACCGGGCCTGGTGCTGATCCAGGAATGGTGGGGCCTGGCGCCGCACATCAAGAACATCGCCGACCGCCTGGCCGAAGCCGGCATCACCACACTGGCCCCGGATCTCTATCGCGGGCGTCTGGCCTCCAGTGCGGATGAAGCCAGCCATCTGATGAATGACCTGGACTTTGGCGACGCCACCCGGCAGGACCTGCAGGGCGCGGTGAACCATCTGAATCAGCTCGGCAGCGCCAAGGTCGGCGTGATGGGCTACTGCATGGGTGGCGCGCTGACCATCGCGGCGGCGGTGCATGTGCCGCAGGTGGCCGCTGCGGTCTGTTATTACGGCATTCCGCCGGCGGAGTTCGCCGATCCGGCGAAGATCAAGCCGCCCTTCCTGGGCCACTTCGCCACCCGGGACGACTGGTGCACGCCGGAGAAGGTGCAGGAACTGGAAACGCGCATGACCGGCGCGGGCCTGCATCCGCAGATCCATCGGTATGAAGCCGACCACGCCTTCTCCAATGTCACCCGGCCGGACGTGTACGACGCCAAGGCCGCGCAACTGGCCTGGGACCGCTCGCTGGCGTTCCTGAAGCAGCATCTCGCCTGA
- a CDS encoding M28 family peptidase: MRTNALAHAAALTLVLLSGGALAQNAKGFNPNGKDPLDPRVAPMLAEVSASRIEQTIRTLAAFGTRHTASETQSDTRGIGAARRWIERQLRDCSARTGGRLQVTMEAFIEPAGRRLSQPTELVNVVATLPGASAGTPRERVLVVSGHYDSRNSDVMDAKGEAPGANDDASGTAAVMEMACAMARQKFDATLVFMAVPGEEQGLLGAQEWARRARARNLNVEGMITNDIIGSSHGDGGQHDAKRLRLFADGFDPVLRQLVNTGSNRTPSDDETNTNAAIRAQLQPLAVAGGGDDLPTQQFARHLKAQGERYLPGFSVDLIERRDRYLRGGDHLPFLERGYAAVRFSEPFEDFRHQHQDLRSDKGVVYGDLPEFVDFAYVADVARVNLAGLATLAWAPAPVKDARIDARELTNDTTLQWAASQDPELAGYRVVWRRSGIQQWEGAKDVGMATRVTLPLSKDNLIFGVQALSKSGHASLASYPLPLAR, encoded by the coding sequence ATGCGTACAAATGCCCTGGCTCATGCCGCTGCCCTGACCCTTGTCCTCCTGTCCGGCGGGGCCTTGGCCCAGAACGCCAAGGGCTTCAATCCCAACGGCAAGGATCCTCTGGACCCGCGAGTGGCACCGATGCTGGCGGAGGTATCCGCCAGCCGCATTGAGCAGACCATCCGCACGCTGGCCGCCTTTGGCACGCGCCACACGGCCTCCGAGACCCAGAGCGACACACGCGGCATCGGCGCCGCCCGCCGCTGGATCGAGCGGCAATTGCGGGACTGCAGCGCCCGCACCGGGGGCCGATTGCAGGTCACGATGGAAGCCTTCATCGAGCCGGCCGGCCGTCGTCTGAGCCAGCCGACCGAACTGGTGAACGTGGTGGCCACGCTGCCCGGCGCTTCCGCCGGCACGCCGCGTGAACGGGTGCTGGTGGTGAGTGGCCATTACGACTCCCGCAACAGCGATGTGATGGATGCCAAGGGCGAGGCGCCGGGCGCCAATGACGACGCCTCCGGCACGGCAGCCGTGATGGAAATGGCCTGCGCGATGGCGCGGCAGAAGTTCGATGCCACCTTGGTGTTCATGGCCGTGCCGGGGGAAGAGCAAGGTCTGCTGGGGGCGCAGGAATGGGCGCGGCGGGCAAGGGCGCGCAACCTGAATGTGGAGGGGATGATCACCAACGACATCATCGGCAGCTCCCATGGCGACGGTGGGCAACACGACGCCAAGCGCCTGCGGCTGTTTGCCGACGGGTTTGACCCGGTGCTGCGACAGTTGGTGAACACCGGCAGCAACCGCACGCCAAGTGATGACGAGACCAACACCAACGCCGCCATCCGCGCGCAGTTGCAGCCGCTGGCGGTGGCCGGCGGGGGAGACGACCTGCCCACGCAGCAGTTCGCCCGCCATTTGAAGGCGCAGGGCGAGCGCTATCTGCCGGGCTTCAGTGTCGATCTGATCGAGCGCCGTGACCGCTATCTGCGCGGCGGGGACCACCTGCCCTTCCTGGAGCGCGGTTATGCCGCCGTGCGCTTCAGCGAGCCGTTTGAGGACTTCCGCCATCAGCACCAGGACCTGCGCTCCGACAAGGGCGTGGTGTATGGGGACCTGCCGGAGTTCGTTGACTTTGCTTATGTGGCCGATGTGGCCCGGGTCAATCTGGCCGGGCTGGCCACGCTGGCCTGGGCTCCGGCGCCGGTGAAGGACGCCCGCATTGATGCGCGCGAGCTGACCAACGACACCACCCTGCAATGGGCCGCCAGCCAGGATCCGGAACTGGCGGGTTATCGGGTGGTGTGGCGGCGCAGCGGCATCCAGCAGTGGGAAGGCGCCAAGGATGTGGGCATGGCGACCCGGGTCACCCTCCCGCTCTCCAAGGACAACCTGATTTTCGGTGTGCAGGCCCTGTCCAAGTCGGGCCATGCCAGCCTGGCGAGTTATCCGTTGCCGCTGGCGCGCTGA